The proteins below are encoded in one region of Clostridium pasteurianum DSM 525 = ATCC 6013:
- a CDS encoding spore coat associated protein CotJA produces MYENFFPCINPEMMRGNENISHNNIYDNPQKNNIEINNNNNQINNVKGDSAGCGSNPMNLELARAYMPIQTYVGILPLKEGLKRGSVFPNINLRYPRL; encoded by the coding sequence AAATCCTGAAATGATGAGAGGTAATGAAAATATTTCTCATAATAATATATATGATAATCCACAGAAAAATAATATAGAAATTAATAATAACAACAACCAAATAAACAATGTTAAAGGAGATTCAGCTGGTTGTGGCTCAAATCCAATGAATCTTGAACTAGCTAGAGCATATATGCCTATTCAAACTTATGTGGGAATATTACCACTAAAAGAAGGTCTAAAAAGAGGCAGTGTATTCCCTAATATAAATCTTAGATACCCTAGATTATAA
- a CDS encoding spore coat protein CotJB: MAKSLKDLSREELMDNIHQLKFAAVDLNLYLDTHPDCKPALTDYNNITSDLKAVIAMYEKKYGPLTNFGGAESKHPWSWVDEPWPWESGE; the protein is encoded by the coding sequence ATGGCAAAATCATTAAAAGACCTATCTCGAGAAGAATTAATGGATAATATTCATCAGCTAAAATTTGCTGCTGTAGATTTAAATTTATATTTAGACACACATCCTGATTGCAAACCAGCATTAACTGATTACAATAATATAACCAGTGATTTAAAAGCTGTAATAGCTATGTATGAAAAAAAATATGGTCCATTAACTAACTTCGGAGGTGCAGAAAGCAAACATCCCTGGTCTTGGGTAGATGAACCTTGGCCTTGGGAAAGCGGAGAATAA
- a CDS encoding manganese catalase family protein, whose translation MWNYSKNLQHKVKIKNKDIRMAKFLVTQYGGPDGELSAAIRYLNQRYTMPTGSTKGLLTDIGTEELAHVEIISAMVYQLTKDATPDELKAAGLGGHYAQHDHALFPTDANGVPWTAAYIGTLGNPVTDLHEDLAAEQKAKATYEHLIDLTDDHDVKDVLKFLWAREVVHYQRFGEALESVYDLNKSKRIF comes from the coding sequence ATGTGGAATTACTCAAAAAATCTGCAACACAAAGTAAAAATTAAAAATAAGGATATAAGAATGGCTAAATTTTTAGTAACTCAATACGGTGGACCTGATGGAGAATTAAGTGCTGCTATAAGATATTTAAATCAACGTTATACTATGCCAACAGGTAGTACTAAAGGACTTTTAACAGATATAGGTACAGAAGAATTAGCACACGTAGAAATTATATCTGCTATGGTTTATCAACTTACTAAAGATGCCACCCCTGATGAACTAAAAGCAGCAGGTCTCGGCGGTCATTATGCTCAACACGATCATGCTTTATTCCCAACAGATGCTAATGGTGTTCCATGGACAGCAGCTTATATTGGTACCCTAGGTAATCCAGTAACAGATTTACATGAAGATCTGGCTGCTGAACAAAAAGCTAAAGCAACTTATGAACATCTTATAGACTTAACAGATGATCACGATGTAAAAGATGTTTTAAAATTTTTATGGGCTAGAGAAGTTGTACACTACCAACGTTTTGGTGAAGCTTTGGAAAGTGTATATGATTTAAATAAAAGCAAAAGGATATTCTAA
- a CDS encoding pyridoxamine 5'-phosphate oxidase family protein, which translates to MEKIKYTQRICEDKERIKNFLVEKRVGTLSMCDKEGNPYALPMNYLYYNDKIYIHGMGSGKKNTILAEKPSVCFTIFEEFGTVTDPVPCKCDTSYLSVVIFGKAVLVEDLEEKAQVLTQLVEKFMPNFFKNPLSKQFIGKYHSSFDNKTVAVYCIDPEDLTAKENPIDMDHMFNGNKSK; encoded by the coding sequence ATGGAAAAAATAAAATATACGCAAAGAATATGTGAAGATAAAGAAAGAATTAAGAACTTTTTAGTTGAAAAAAGAGTAGGTACACTGAGTATGTGTGATAAGGAAGGAAATCCCTATGCACTTCCTATGAATTACTTATATTATAATGATAAAATTTATATACACGGTATGGGGAGTGGTAAGAAGAATACAATACTTGCAGAAAAACCTTCTGTTTGTTTTACTATATTTGAAGAATTTGGTACAGTAACTGATCCAGTACCTTGTAAATGTGACACTTCTTATTTAAGTGTTGTTATTTTTGGTAAGGCAGTTCTTGTGGAGGATTTAGAAGAAAAGGCCCAAGTACTTACACAGCTTGTAGAAAAGTTTATGCCTAATTTTTTTAAAAATCCTCTTTCAAAACAGTTTATAGGTAAATATCATTCATCTTTTGATAATAAGACTGTAGCTGTGTATTGTATTGATCCAGAAGATTTAACAGCTAAAGAAAATCCAATAGATATGGATCATATGTTTAATGGGAATAAATCTAAATAA
- a CDS encoding type 1 glutamine amidotransferase: protein MYKLTGTHLYNYESLPSVDKFDWLIIMGGPMNIYEEKTYPWLKYEKQLIKEAIDKGKIVLGICLGAQLITDVLGGKVTKNPEAEIGWFPVTLNIEAKKSLLFKNFPQSFHVFQWHNDTFSTLGKEAENIAVSEACQNQAFMYKKRVIGFQFHIESSEDSIDSIIHNCPYDNVNDPYVQTKDQILSKMSYLKIANELMYNFLDELETHYFNFNQE from the coding sequence GTGTATAAACTAACAGGTACGCATCTATATAATTATGAATCTCTTCCATCAGTAGACAAATTTGATTGGCTTATAATTATGGGAGGTCCTATGAATATTTATGAGGAAAAAACTTATCCATGGCTTAAATATGAAAAACAACTTATAAAAGAAGCTATAGATAAAGGTAAAATTGTACTAGGTATTTGTCTTGGTGCCCAACTTATAACTGATGTTTTGGGAGGTAAAGTTACAAAAAATCCCGAAGCTGAAATTGGATGGTTTCCTGTTACTTTAAATATAGAAGCAAAAAAGTCATTACTTTTTAAAAATTTTCCTCAATCATTTCATGTTTTTCAATGGCATAATGATACTTTTAGTACGTTAGGAAAAGAAGCGGAAAATATAGCTGTTAGTGAAGCTTGCCAAAATCAGGCTTTCATGTATAAGAAAAGGGTTATAGGCTTTCAATTTCATATAGAAAGTAGTGAAGATAGTATTGACTCAATAATACATAATTGTCCTTATGATAATGTTAATGATCCATATGTTCAAACTAAAGATCAGATTCTGTCTAAAATGAGCTATCTTAAAATAGCTAATGAATTAATGTATAATTTTTTGGATGAACTTGAAACTCATTATTTTAATTTTAATCAGGAGTAA
- a CDS encoding Fe-only nitrogenase accessory AnfO family protein → MEKIPVPTLAGKVGSYYIDLRPIMKNNEKINSKDILVPFLNANKFEDLTVECDHVPPWFEK, encoded by the coding sequence ATAGAGAAGATACCTGTACCTACCTTGGCAGGGAAAGTTGGAAGTTATTATATTGATCTTAGACCAATTATGAAGAATAACGAAAAAATTAATTCTAAAGATATATTAGTACCATTTTTAAATGCTAATAAGTTTGAGGATTTGACAGTTGAATGTGATCATGTACCACCTTGGTTTGAAAAATAA
- the anfK gene encoding Fe-only nitrogenase subunit beta, which yields MACEVKEKDRTGVINPIFTCQPAGAQYVSIGVKDCIGLVHGGQGCVMFVRLIFSQHFKESFELASTSLHEDGAVFGALNRVEEGVDVLLMRYPDVKVIPIISTCSTEVIGDDIDGVVRKLNNGLLKEKYAGREVHLIPIHTPSFKGSQVSGYDVAVEAFVKYFAKKGDASDKINLITGWVNPGDVKALKHLLSEMNIEANVLFETESFDSPLIPSENTVSHGETTIEEIADTANAMGTIALNRYEGGNAAKYLESEFQVPAVIGPTPIGIRNTDIFLKNLSKMTGKPISKSLAYERGIALDTLTDLTHMFFAGKKVAIYGNADLVIGLTEFCLDLEMKPVLLLLGDDNKNYVDDPRIKDLQEKVDFDMEVVLNADLWELEDRIKNHGLELDLIMGHSKGRFVAMEYNIPMLRVGFPVFDRAGYFRHPVVGYEGAMWLAEEMANVLFTDMEYKKNKEWILAMW from the coding sequence ATGGCTTGTGAAGTAAAAGAAAAAGACCGTACTGGTGTTATTAACCCTATTTTTACCTGTCAGCCTGCTGGTGCGCAGTATGTTAGTATAGGAGTAAAAGATTGTATAGGATTAGTCCATGGAGGACAAGGCTGTGTTATGTTTGTTCGTTTGATATTCTCACAGCATTTTAAAGAAAGTTTTGAATTAGCATCTACATCATTACATGAAGATGGTGCTGTATTTGGTGCACTTAATCGTGTTGAGGAAGGTGTAGACGTACTTTTAATGAGATATCCTGATGTAAAAGTTATACCTATAATATCAACCTGTTCAACTGAGGTTATAGGAGATGATATAGATGGTGTTGTAAGAAAACTTAATAATGGTCTTCTTAAAGAAAAATATGCAGGTAGAGAAGTTCATCTCATTCCTATTCACACACCAAGTTTTAAAGGAAGTCAGGTAAGTGGATATGATGTAGCAGTAGAAGCTTTTGTAAAATATTTTGCTAAAAAAGGCGATGCTAGCGATAAAATCAATTTGATTACTGGATGGGTTAATCCTGGTGATGTAAAAGCATTAAAGCACCTTTTATCAGAAATGAATATAGAAGCCAATGTACTTTTCGAAACTGAAAGTTTTGATTCACCATTAATACCATCTGAAAATACAGTTTCTCATGGAGAAACTACTATAGAAGAAATAGCTGATACAGCAAATGCAATGGGAACTATTGCGCTTAACAGATATGAAGGCGGAAATGCTGCTAAATATCTTGAAAGTGAATTTCAAGTTCCAGCAGTCATAGGACCAACCCCTATAGGTATTCGTAATACAGATATATTCCTAAAGAACTTAAGTAAGATGACTGGAAAGCCTATTTCTAAATCATTAGCTTATGAAAGAGGTATTGCATTAGATACTCTTACCGATCTTACTCATATGTTCTTTGCCGGAAAAAAAGTTGCTATTTATGGAAATGCTGATCTTGTTATAGGCCTCACAGAATTTTGTCTTGATTTAGAAATGAAGCCTGTATTACTTCTTTTAGGTGATGATAATAAGAATTATGTAGATGATCCACGTATTAAAGATCTTCAAGAAAAAGTGGATTTTGATATGGAAGTTGTGTTAAATGCAGACTTATGGGAATTAGAAGATAGAATAAAGAATCATGGACTTGAGCTTGATCTTATCATGGGACATTCAAAAGGCAGATTTGTTGCTATGGAATATAATATTCCAATGTTAAGAGTGGGTTTCCCTGTGTTTGATAGAGCTGGATATTTCCGTCATCCTGTAGTTGGATATGAAGGAGCTATGTGGCTTGCAGAAGAAATGGCAAATGTATTATTTACTGATATGGAATACAAGAAGAATAAAGAATGGATACTTGCTATGTGGTAA